One Rosa chinensis cultivar Old Blush chromosome 5, RchiOBHm-V2, whole genome shotgun sequence genomic region harbors:
- the LOC112164424 gene encoding glutamic acid-rich protein-like: protein MESKIETVPKSKFSGEASCEEELLRVSSILTTKTKPEVSSDEALSNSEEEEPIEDEKDEKELKAVACSADSEDKTIGGQNESKYESVLESSDSDSDNGLEDEEEDGDEDEDDDDDKDDEDEDDDDDVQEIVQSSGGPPVQSIDDEDDEEDEEDAERGEGDDDDGEGKDDDGVNESNAEVSKREKARLVYYWGPVSLHHSTAKPLKSFSSHRCQPLKDYVRAVQSIKATIAERANAFRRQCCYLKLLLGWCICERESRRQLSQFLIVLMASVSVAPSSGLRDGSGNTVAQ, encoded by the exons ATGGA ATCCAAAATTGAAACcgtcccaaaatcaaaattttctgGCGAAGCTAGCTGCGAAGAGGAACTGCTGAGGGTCAGTAGTATACTGACCACCAAAACGAAACCCGAGGTCTCTTCCGACGAGGCCCTATCCAATTCCGAGGAGGAGGAGCCGATCGAAGATGAAAAGGACGAGAAAGAGCTCAAGGCTGTCGCTTGCTCCGCCGACTCCGAGGATAAGACTATTGGGGGCCAGAATGAATCAAAG TACGAGTCCGTTTTGGAGTCCTCCGACTCTGACTCCGACAACGGCCTCGAAGACGAGGAAGAGGACGGCGACGAAGACgaggatgatgatgacgatAAGGAcgatgaggatgaagatgacgacgacGATGTCCAGGAGATCGTACAGTCCTCTGGTGGCCCTCCGGTTCAGTCAATAGACGATGAGGACGAcgaagaagatgaggaagacGCTGAAAGAGGCGAGGGAGATGACGATGACGGCGAGGGCAAGGATGAC GATGGAGTTAATGAAAGCAATGCTGAAGTGAGCAAACGCGAGAAGGCCAGGCTAGTATACTATTGGGGGCCA GTTAGTTTGCACCATTCAACAGCAAAACCTCTCAAATCTTTCTCCAGCCATCGATGTCAACCCCTGAAAGATTATGTTCGGGCTGTTCAATCTATTAAG GCCACCATAGCTGAGAGAGCAAATGCCTTCAGGCGACAGTGTTGCTATCTGAAACTGCTGTTAGGCTGGTGTATTT GTGAGAGGGAATCTAGAAGACAATTATCTCAGTTCTTGATAGTGCTCATGGCCTCTGTAAGTGTGGCTCCTTCATCTGGATTACGAGACGGCAGTGGAAATACGGTTGCCCAGTGA
- the LOC121049310 gene encoding receptor-like protein EIX2 → METLDLSMNHLSGKIPASFTGLNFLSRFNVSYNNLRGPIPSSTQLQSFNASAFEGNLKLCGAPLPNKCQTTTGADAPDTSTQDVDTKKHQIPWFYISVALGFITGFWGVCGPLVLMRKWRYAYYHFLDYVQDRFYVMIAKCMASMRRKFV, encoded by the coding sequence ATGGAGACACTGGATCTCTCCATGAACCATTTGTCTGGAAAAATCCCGGCATCATTCACAGGTCTTAATTTCTTATCAAGGTTCAATGTCTCATACAATAATCTCAGAGGACCAATACCATCAAGCACTCAACTCCAGAGTTTCAATGCTTCTGCATTTGAGGGGAATCTGAAACTTTGTGGTGCCCCACTTCCAAATAAATGTCAGACAACAACGGGTGCTGATGCACCTGATACGAGCACCCAAGATGTAGACACCAAGaagcatcaaattccatggttttATATTTCTGTTGCACTTGGGTTCATCACAGGATTTTGGGGAGTCTGTGGTCCCTTGGTGCTTATGAGAAAGTGGAGGTATGCATATTACCATTTCCTAGACTATGTACAAGACAGGTTCTATGTGATGATAGCAAAGTGTATGGCAAGCATGAGGAGAAAGTTTGTTTAG